A single window of Nicotiana sylvestris chromosome 3, ASM39365v2, whole genome shotgun sequence DNA harbors:
- the LOC104244583 gene encoding zinc finger protein CONSTANS-LIKE 6-like, which produces MMTSERKTANAIGGKTARACDSCLSKRARWFCPADDAFLCQSCDVSVHSANQLASRHERVRLETSSNKSTDTKFVDQTASQPSWHQGFTRKARTPRNGKNKSTQIGQRKKDEENMVPEMGSEENSPDDENEEQLLYRVPVFDPFEAELCTVPNEVVDETTTINDLDILLNSEDACDDLGIPKFLSSEIELAEFAADVESLLGEEFRVVAEEEDEEQSRLISGVVEDNKAIKIEVEDEEMRAVVACHLDPELDMAREALNWDFEYEETVEQKVNMAAATEFVPSAECGGSKADAKRRMLLRLNYEEVISAWPNQSSPWTNGIRPHFNPDDCWPDFLETCIGEGGHQPYGGGNVRGGDGGREARVSRYREKRRTRLFSKKIRYEVRKLNAEKRPRLKGRFVKRTTSFSAPGFPYLMNKR; this is translated from the exons ATGATGACTAGTGAAAGAAAGACGGCAAATGCCATTGGAGGCAAAACAGCTAGAGCTTGTGATAGCTGTTTATCAAAGCGGGCACGTTGGTTTTGCCCTGCTGATGATGCTTTTCTTTGTCAATCCTGTGATGTTTCAGTCCATTCAGCTAACCAATTAGCGAGTCGCCATGAAAGAGTTCGTCTTGAAACATCTTCTAATAAATCAACTGACACCAAATTCGTCGACCAAACTGCTTCTCAACCTTCTTGGCACCAAGGTTTTACTCGAAAGGCAAGAACACCAAGAAATGGTAAGAATAAGAGTACACAAATTGGACAACGGAAAAAGGACGAGGAAAATATGGTACCAGAAATGGGTAGTGAAGAAAACTCACCGGATGATGAAAATGAAGAGCAGCTTCTTTATCGCGTTCCAGTGTTTGATCCTTTTGAAGCAGAACTCTGTACAGTCCCGAATGAAGTTGTAGATGAAACTACTACAATTAATGACTTAGACATTTTGTTGAACAGTGAAGATGCATGCGATGATTTAGGGATTCCTAAATTTCTTTCTTCTGAGATTGAACTTGCTGAATTCGCTGCCGATGTTGAAAGTTTGTTAGGCGAAGAGTTTAGAGTAGtagcagaagaagaagacgaagaaCAGAGTCGGTTAATTAGCGGTGTTGTTGAAGATAATAAGGCAATAAAGATTGAGGTTGAAGATGAAGAAATGAGAGCTGTTGTTGCTTGTCATTTGGATCCTGAATTGGACATGGCAAGGGAAGCGCTGAATTGGGATTTTGAATATGAAGAAACAGTTGAACAGAAGGTAAATATGGCTGCAGCAACAGAGTTTGTCCCTAGTGCAGAATGTGGCGGAAGTAAAGCTGATGCAAAAAGGAGGATGCTTTTGAGGCTTAATTATGAGGAAGTCATTAGTGCTTGGCCAAATCAATCTTCTCCATGGACTAATGGAATCCGACCCCATTTCAATCCTGATGATTGCTGGCCTGATTTCTTG GAAACATGTATTGGAGAAGGAGGCCATCAACCATATGGTGGGGGAAATGTAAGAGGCGGGGATGGAGGAAGAGAAGCAAGAGTATCACGTTACAGAGAGAAGAGGCGGACAAgattgttttccaagaaaatacgGTACGAAGTAAGGAAACTAAATGCAGAAAAAAGGCCTCGTCTCAAAGGACGATTCGTTAAAAGGACGACGTCGTTTTCAGCACCTGGTTTTCCGTACCTCATGAATAAACGATGA